From the Acidimicrobiales bacterium genome, one window contains:
- a CDS encoding nitroreductase family deazaflavin-dependent oxidoreductase, translating into MSDWNASIIEEFRANEGKVGGPFEGATLLLLHTTGAKTGEDRIHPLVYQAREDDVVVFASYGGAPLNPAWFHNAVANPEVTVEIGTETVTKRARVAEGQERDDLWERQKQQMPGFADYEKKTTRQIPVVVLEGA; encoded by the coding sequence ATGTCCGACTGGAACGCATCGATCATCGAGGAATTCCGTGCGAACGAAGGCAAGGTCGGCGGGCCGTTCGAGGGTGCCACCCTGCTGCTCCTCCACACGACGGGTGCGAAGACCGGCGAGGACCGGATCCACCCGCTCGTCTACCAGGCTCGGGAAGACGACGTGGTGGTGTTCGCCTCCTACGGCGGCGCCCCGCTCAACCCCGCCTGGTTCCACAACGCGGTCGCCAACCCCGAGGTGACGGTGGAGATCGGCACCGAGACCGTGACCAAGCGGGCCCGGGTCGCCGAGGGTCAGGAGCGCGACGACCTGTGGGAGCGCCAGAAGCAGCAGATGCCCGGCTTCGCCGACTACGAGAAGAAGACCACCCGCCAGATCCCGGTCGTCGTCCTCGAGGGCGCCTGA
- a CDS encoding sulfite exporter TauE/SafE family protein: protein MTTWIPLAGAVVGLLYGLFGVGAAFATPALSLLGIPPLAAVVAPLPAFVPSSVAGAWSYARRGKVDWRLAGRVMAGAVPAAVAGAMTSRRVGGDGLLVLQAATLLVVGGRMLLPGRTMAAADSLRRRSSGYVVVAAVGVGFVSGLLANGGGFLLVPLFLVVLGLDMHQATGTSLIVAATLTVPTLVTHALLGSIDWYIAAPFALGVVPGAAVGAWLAQRLPTGRLRVAFGVVLVGFALQYLVLRVTG from the coding sequence GTGACCACGTGGATCCCTCTCGCCGGTGCCGTCGTCGGCCTGCTGTACGGCCTCTTCGGCGTGGGCGCGGCGTTCGCGACCCCCGCCCTGTCGCTGCTCGGGATCCCGCCACTGGCCGCCGTCGTCGCCCCGCTGCCGGCCTTCGTGCCCAGCTCCGTGGCCGGCGCCTGGTCGTACGCCCGGCGCGGCAAGGTCGACTGGCGCCTCGCCGGCCGGGTGATGGCCGGGGCGGTGCCGGCCGCCGTCGCCGGGGCGATGACCAGCCGTCGGGTCGGCGGCGACGGCCTCCTCGTGCTGCAGGCGGCGACGTTGCTGGTGGTCGGCGGCCGCATGCTGCTGCCGGGTCGGACGATGGCCGCCGCCGACTCCCTGCGTCGGCGCTCCAGCGGTTACGTGGTGGTCGCGGCGGTGGGCGTCGGCTTCGTGTCGGGGCTGCTCGCCAACGGCGGCGGCTTCCTGCTGGTGCCGCTGTTCCTGGTGGTGCTGGGCCTCGACATGCACCAGGCGACGGGCACGAGCCTGATCGTCGCCGCCACCCTCACCGTCCCGACCCTCGTCACCCACGCTCTGCTGGGCAGCATCGACTGGTACATCGCCGCTCCGTTCGCCCTCGGTGTGGTGCCCGGCGCGGCGGTCGGGGCGTGGCTGGCGCAGCGCCTGCCGACCGGCCGCCTCCGGGTCGCCTTCGGGGTCGTCCTCGTCGGCTTCGCGCTCCAATACCTGGTCCTGCGGGTCACAGGTTGA
- a CDS encoding LysR substrate-binding domain-containing protein, producing the protein MDLRSLGYVVAIVDEGGFGRAAATLGVTQPSLSHAVKALENELGTQLFHRLGRSVTLTSAGEALLGPARQALRDAEVARAAVAAVVGLSSGRLDLVCLPTLAVDPVADLVGRFRAQHPGVRVQIEEPEDADAVAALVRTGASELGFAELPLRVPDLEAIELAAHEFVAVLPRSYTGGVEARLTIAELADMPLVTTPVGTSTRRQIDEAFTAAGLTPTVAVETDHREAIVAMVLAGAGVAILPEPVATASRAAGAVVRPISPTITRRVGLIRRPGPLSPAAQAFTALAVPGAPSSPARPRARRRRSIATTKATR; encoded by the coding sequence ATGGATCTGCGGAGCCTGGGCTACGTGGTGGCGATCGTCGACGAGGGCGGGTTCGGCCGGGCCGCGGCCACGCTCGGGGTGACCCAGCCGTCGTTGTCGCACGCCGTGAAGGCGCTCGAGAACGAGCTGGGCACGCAGCTGTTCCACCGGCTGGGGCGGTCGGTCACGCTGACGTCGGCCGGCGAGGCGCTGCTGGGGCCGGCCCGCCAGGCGCTGCGCGACGCCGAGGTCGCCCGGGCGGCGGTGGCGGCGGTCGTGGGGCTGTCGTCGGGCCGGCTCGACCTGGTGTGCCTCCCGACGCTGGCGGTCGACCCGGTGGCTGATCTGGTCGGCCGGTTCCGGGCGCAGCATCCGGGCGTCCGGGTGCAGATCGAGGAGCCCGAGGACGCCGACGCCGTCGCCGCCCTGGTCCGCACCGGCGCCAGCGAGCTCGGGTTCGCCGAGCTGCCCCTGCGCGTCCCCGACCTCGAGGCCATCGAGCTGGCCGCCCACGAGTTCGTCGCCGTCCTCCCCCGGTCGTACACGGGTGGAGTGGAGGCGAGGCTGACCATCGCCGAGCTGGCGGACATGCCGCTGGTGACGACGCCGGTCGGCACGTCGACCCGGCGCCAGATCGACGAGGCCTTCACGGCGGCGGGCCTCACCCCGACCGTCGCCGTGGAGACCGACCATCGCGAGGCGATCGTCGCCATGGTGCTGGCGGGCGCTGGTGTCGCCATCCTGCCCGAGCCCGTTGCGACCGCCAGCCGGGCCGCCGGCGCCGTGGTCCGGCCGATCTCTCCGACCATCACGCGACGCGTCGGCCTGATCCGCCGCCCCGGTCCTCTCTCCCCCGCCGCCCAGGCCTTCACGGCGCTGGCCGTGCCCGGCGCGCCGTCGTCGCCCGCGCGGCCCCGGGCCCGCCGGCGCCGCAGCATTGCCACCACTAAAGCGACTCGCTAG
- a CDS encoding N-acetylmuramoyl-L-alanine amidase: protein MAQLAGHPYIPRAQWGARPPTSAFVRMAVPSPRLWIHHAGTEQHGAVALRDIQRYHQVTRGWKDIAYNFVVDDDGTIYEGRGAGIAGGATAGDNSRSHAVCLLGNFENRQPTPASFRTLVDLCRHGQRVGWWVPTCGGHRDAPGAQTACPGRHLYARLPEVRRQIAAPTPGELREEIIFQSTRNGAALLLSGGTTFLIESSAALMAHTRAGIPVVRVSQTQFNRYVKARAA, encoded by the coding sequence ATGGCGCAGCTCGCTGGTCACCCCTACATCCCGCGGGCGCAGTGGGGCGCGCGGCCGCCCACGTCGGCCTTCGTGCGCATGGCGGTGCCGTCGCCCCGCCTCTGGATCCACCACGCCGGGACCGAGCAGCACGGGGCGGTGGCCCTGCGGGACATCCAGCGCTACCACCAGGTGACCAGGGGCTGGAAGGACATCGCCTACAACTTCGTGGTCGACGACGACGGCACCATCTACGAGGGCCGGGGCGCCGGCATCGCGGGTGGGGCGACCGCGGGCGACAACTCCCGCTCGCACGCCGTCTGCCTGCTCGGCAACTTCGAGAACCGGCAGCCGACCCCGGCGTCGTTCCGGACGCTGGTCGACCTGTGCCGCCACGGCCAGCGGGTGGGCTGGTGGGTGCCGACCTGCGGCGGCCACCGTGACGCGCCCGGCGCCCAGACCGCCTGCCCCGGCCGGCACCTCTACGCCCGGCTGCCCGAGGTGCGGAGGCAGATCGCCGCCCCCACGCCGGGCGAGCTGCGGGAGGAGATCATTTTCCAGTCGACCCGCAACGGCGCCGCGCTCCTGCTCTCCGGCGGCACCACCTTCCTCATCGAGTCGAGCGCGGCCCTCATGGCCCACACCCGCGCCGGCATCCCCGTCGTCCGGGTGAGCCAGACCCAGTTCAACCGCTACGTCAAGGCCCGCGCCGCGTAA